The nucleotide window AAAGATAGTAATAAATTGCTCGTCATATTAATTCTTCATCCTTTTTTAAATTTTAGTATAAAAAATACGGTATAATTAATATTATACCGTATGATGTATATTATAATATATTTATAAAAATTTTGCTATGACTATTTCATAAATATTGACATTAAACTTTTTGTAAGACCTGTAACTTCTAGAAAAGAGAAAACAGCAACGATCCAAAGAATAAATGGAACTTCCTTAACTTTTCCAACAAATATTTTAATTAGAACATAAGATACAAATCCAAATGCTAATCCTAAAGAGATACTATAAGTTAAAGGCATCATTATAATAGTTAAGAAACAAGGAATAGCAGTTTCTAAATTTCTTAAGTCAATGTCCAAAAGATTTTTAAACATAAATACTCCAACTATTACAAGGGCTGGTGCAGTTGCATAACCAGGAACAGCTCCTATAACTGGTGAAAAGAATAAAGCTACAAAGAATAAAAGTGCAGTGGTAACAGAAGTAAGTCCTGTTCTTCCTCCAGCAGCAATTCCAGAAGCTGACTCAACAAATGTAGTTACAGTTGATGTACCTATTAAAGAACCAACTATTGTAGCAGCAGCATCTGCTTCTAAAACTTTATCTATTTTATCAACATTTCCATTTTCATCAATAAGTCCAGCTTCATTTGCACAAGCTAATATAGTTCCAAGGGAATCGAATAAATCAACAAATAAGAAAGAAAATATAGAAGCGATTAATGAAGGTTTCAAAGCTCCTAGTATATCTAGTTTAAATGCAATTGGAGCAATGCTTGGAGGCATTGACATTAGAGTTTTAGGTAAAGTTATTTCACCAACTATAATTCCAAGTACAGTTGTGATTAAGATTCCAAGTAATATACCACCTTTTATATTTCTAACTTCTAGATAGATCATAACAATAAGACCAATTACTGATAAGGCAAGCTTAGTATCAAAATGTCCAAGTCCAACTAAAGTAGCAGGATTGTCAACTATAAGTCCCATTGTTTGCATTCCAAGAAAGGCAATAAATAAACCAATTCCAGCACCAACAGCAAGTCTTAATTCCATAGGTATTGACTTAATAAGAGATTTTCTAACTCCTGTTAATGTTAATATTACAAATATAACACCAGAAAGAAAAACAACTCCAAGTGCTTCTTGCCAAGTAGCCCCTTGCCCTAATACTAAAGTATAAGCAAAGAAAGCATTAAGTCCCATTCCAGGTGCCATTGCAAAGGGTGCATTAACCCAAACACCACAAAGTCCAGTACCAACAATTGCAGATAAACAAGTTGCAGTAATAAGTGCTCCTTGATCCATATGAGTAGCTGATAAAATAGCAGGATTTACAAAAACTATATATGCCATAGTTAAAAATGTAGTGGCCCCTGCGATAATCTCTTGTCTCACTGTTGTCTTGTTTTCAGACAATCTAAAAAATTTTTCCATTATACCCTCCGATTTAAATTTGTTAAAAAATAAAAGGTCTATAATTTTATAGGCCCTTAGATACGTTGTAATTTTAGAAATATAAAAGGCCTGTAAAATTACAGGCCTATACATCTAAAAAAACAGGCCATAGTATACTATTTAAGGTAGTATGTAGAGACGCCCCACCATATTAAGGGCTTATACGGTTGTTAAATATTATTTTTTATTTAAGATAGATACATAATAAATTAAAAACCTGAATTTGTCAAGGATAAATTCCCATATTTTATGAAAAAAAAATATAAATATTTTCCAAATATTGACAACTAAAAATAATTGTGATAATATTTATTTTAATTATACGACTGACGGAAGTGGAATTAACCACAGGGAGTATAATATTAGTAGCCGACCGTCTGGGCACAAAGAAGCCTGGTTAGTGTTGGTTTTTTTTATACAGTAATATATAAAAGGAAAAATTAAGGGAGGTTTTTGTGAAGACAGATATACAAATAGCTCAAGAGGCAAATATTTTAAACATTAATGATATTGCAAAAAAGGTAGGTATACCTGAGGACAAATATGATCAATATGGGAAATATAAGGCAAAAATAGACTTAAGTTTATTAAAGGATATGGAGGATAAAAAGGATGGTAATTTAATCCTAGTAACAGCAATAACTCCAACACCTGCAGGGGAAGGAAAATCAACAGTTAGTGTTGGTCTTACTGAAGCTTTAAATGGTTTAGGTTATAGTTCCATAGCAGCTTTAAGAGAACCTTCTTTAGGACCTGTTTTTGGGATGAAAGGTGGAGCAACAGGGGGAGGTTACTCTCAAGTTATTCCAATGGAAGATATAAATTTACATTTTACA belongs to Fusobacterium sp. IOR10 and includes:
- a CDS encoding NCS2 family permease, translated to MEKFFRLSENKTTVRQEIIAGATTFLTMAYIVFVNPAILSATHMDQGALITATCLSAIVGTGLCGVWVNAPFAMAPGMGLNAFFAYTLVLGQGATWQEALGVVFLSGVIFVILTLTGVRKSLIKSIPMELRLAVGAGIGLFIAFLGMQTMGLIVDNPATLVGLGHFDTKLALSVIGLIVMIYLEVRNIKGGILLGILITTVLGIIVGEITLPKTLMSMPPSIAPIAFKLDILGALKPSLIASIFSFLFVDLFDSLGTILACANEAGLIDENGNVDKIDKVLEADAAATIVGSLIGTSTVTTFVESASGIAAGGRTGLTSVTTALLFFVALFFSPVIGAVPGYATAPALVIVGVFMFKNLLDIDLRNLETAIPCFLTIIMMPLTYSISLGLAFGFVSYVLIKIFVGKVKEVPFILWIVAVFSFLEVTGLTKSLMSIFMK